The stretch of DNA acaattaattcgtagtgcatttcttttagaacataaatgaaaattaaaaaaatcccacctgcgctttctcaatgaaatttttacagtgtgttgtactacttttgggacaagttatatcaaaattatagaaaacttcatcgcctctaactcaaaatatggacaattttgtgtttagggtgtcttgaaatcttttgacagcttccgaagtgctaatttttaacctttttcagctggaccaaatcactactttcctgtaaaattctggacccaaatttttttacagtgtaatttcaccccactacttacaatttgaggcattaaacatggagaaataaatttggaaggggtttaaaaattattggcaagtaacccactgttaacaatagggactatattcgtgaacaacgaaaatcaagggacgacaattgtggtctcggaccatatgtATAAGACATGATTGGTACATACTGATCTTTAAAATAGGGAGGCATTTGCgtttgaactaatttatgatgaaggatattgcccaaGTAGACGGAATCGAGACCTTAGTTGGCAAAGGAAAGTTTAAGACAAGATCTTTTCCTCTTTTTTCAtctttccaatgcgaactggtttgaaaagtctgtgacttggaATATCCGAAATGATAGCTGTAAATTTGTAATGGTTAGAATGAGGGTTTGTAATAGTGGTTttgaaaaacttaggattttcttatcccagacatagattaccttagccgtatttggcacaacttttcggaattttggatcctcaatgctcttcaactttttacttgtttggttttataaagattttgatatgagcgtcactgataagtcttatgtagacgaaacgcgcgtctggcgtactaaattataatcctggtacctttgataaatataattCCAACATAAATTGAACGGAGAATGAAGTTTAAACACCATTCACTATATTCTATCAAGATTGATGTTTTTATGTCTTATAATTACCGATGAACTTGTCCTTGCAAAAGTTTATATCCAACGTAAAACATATACAGTTTAAAATTTAGTTAAAACAAGTTTATGATAAATAAAGATGCAATTTCTTAACGGAAAATATAAAACTAATgcatataaaatgaaaaataaattgttatatgACTATTGTTTCTTATTAATCTATTAAATACAATTCatcgttcaaagttttgaaattcTCCTGGCATATTACTAAGTTCTTTAATGGTAGGGAATTTCTTTGTATCCCTAATTCTTTTAGTCACCGTTATATCTGGTTGAGGTCTTGGGGTCTTGGATGCTCTGGGTTTTAAATCAACTGAAAACACTGATAAATTTGCTTCAGACATAACCATATCAATACTAGAAGGTCTCTGAATCGATAATGGTGTTGAAGTTCTAGGATCATAACTAAAAGAATTGTTAAAACTATTGTCATGAGCTGCTGTTTTAATTGTTccatttgtgattttatttttgcgCATGCTCATTGTTCGACTCTTTGCCTGAGGGTCATGAACATATTGACTCATTCTACTTTGAGGTGGAAAAATGGATGCTGCCTTGCTCATTCTACTGGCTGCTGCTTCTCTATTATATGCATCTTTATTTGCAGCATCCTTAGCCTTTAACACTGCGATAACACGCAATTCTCTCTCTAAGTTAGTTTTCACTCTGTCGATAACCAGCGCCTGGTTACGTTTACGTTCACTTTCTTCACGCACCTGGGTAGCAACTCGACTTTTCATTGTGTCTATTGTCGCTATGTGGGGTTGTGGTTTCGTTACTAATTTAAGCTGTCCTTCTGGTTCTTGAAACTCGGCGTTTTGTTTCCATTGTTGAAGTTCCATGCTCTGTGGTTGACCATTCCTGATTGGTTTCACTACAAGTTTAGGCTCTGTTATTATTTCCTTGTTTACCATGGTATTGGTGTCTGACAAAGTAAACACAGTATGGGCTCCTCTAGGAAGAGTTTTTggaactaataaaaataaaaaataaataatctattAATATGCTAATTAGATTTATTCTCTAACTCTAATCTAAGAGAAGAAATTCTAAACATTTTGCATTTGTCACGCacataaacatacatattttgatttattacACTATATATTGTGTTGTATGTATTGAcgttaaagggacactagctgtcaaattcatgttctccGATTTGaattaaattctcatatttgatttataagaaTGTAacacatttatccaaactattaaaagtataaaataaacaatttacagggcatgggCTCTAAAATATGTAGcttcatttcgtgtgtatttttgtTAAGACGCCATCTTAATAACCATCTAGGTGACCACCGACGGTCATATAACCCAACCAATCAACTATCGAATTGACCTTCGAAGTCCTCCGATGACCATATaacgatgtaaacataaatatagatataaaaagattaaGCGAACCCGTGTAATTGAATCTTTTTAGGtctgtttattttcatattatagattaaaaatatatgtttatcatcgtttttacctgtataagaatgtgTTTTTTGTTGGATCGaaccagtcaatcaaatgattaaattcaagttcacatgaatacggattcaatatgaggtcgaattattcacatGCGAGTGAATAAtttatcatcaatgttttttttagcttattttgacaaaattgaacaattatttcacaattatttcactatttcctttttttattaatgattgaacaaaaaatattatattttagattttttatatatctcgtagctagtgctccTTTACCGCCACCGCTTTGGTTACAAATCTATTTTGAAAACGGTACGAATAAGGTAACACTTTTGAATATAGCTAGTGCTCCTTTAATGCCTCGACCGCTTTGGTTAAAAATCTATTTTGAAAACGGTACGAATAAGGTAACATTTTTGAATCTAGCAGTTTGATTATTCCACGATAGACCTCATTTTGGCGAATAAGACATTCACATTTTCTAGTTATTTttcgaaatatttgaaatttgattgATTTGCAGTAATATTCCGTTTATTTATCTCTCTTTGGATTGAACGCATTTGGGAAAAAGATCTGTTCCATTGCAAGTAATCAATTGCATGactgaatattaaataaaataaaattctaacTAAATTATAAACTATCGGTCTTATGATTgctttaataatttaatattagaTACAACTATCGATACAAAATGAATAGATACTAATGAATCTAATCCAAGATCGAACCAAATTCTGATTTAGAATACTGTTATCTTTGGTTTGTGTGGTCTGGAATCTGTCTGTTTTCAGATATTGTTATCTTAATTCTGTATTATTTCAGAATTTTTCTATTTCTTCTTTGCATTAGCCCATGTGACAAACGGTTGATTGCTTTTTCTGATTACATAAATACATTGTTGCTGtagattttcaaaaattaaacataaTAGGAGATTCAAATGGCGTTAGATGCATGCATGACAACCGATACCCTGTTCTTTTGATTTCATGATATTCTTCGTTTCATTACATTGATTCGTATCTATTTGTTTAATGCATTTATAAGATTTGAAAATCGATAAACCACTGTTATCTCTAATATATATAATGCAATTTACCATTTGCTGATTGACAAGATCATGGAAATTTGACTATACTTACTGATAATGATTTTCTttgtgtgtttttcaatataactTCTATAACAACAAATACCAATTACTAGACCCAGAAATATGATTAACATAAGACTGAACACTATTGCAAAGATTGCTGCAATAGACAATGGATCATCGGGCGGTGTTACTGGTGCTGAAAGTAGAGAGATTAAACTGATGTTCGGCTGATTCGTTGTTTAAGAATCTAAAAGATTGCGGATAATTGCTATGTTTGCACACAAATGTGAAAACCGAAAGTAATGCAACTAGATGACTAAACTAAAAAATTGTCATCACAACATacggtgtacgcttttgaaaatattttaataaataacataGATGTAAAAAAGTTACATGCATATTTTTAGCCCTAtataatttaaagatttaaagagcattgaaaaccgaagaaaaaaaaaacatttgtaccAAATATGACTTGGGGTAGAGCAACTCGAATAGTTAAACATTTTATAAGCACTCAAGAAATAATAAACATACAATATGAAGTCtgatgacatgaatatcaataatgtggtcatttttataaattttctgtttaaaaaactttgaatttttcgaaaaactaaggattttcttatcccaggcacagATTAACTTAACCGTATTTGGtataactttttgaaattttcgatcctcaatgctcttcaactttgtgattgtttggctttataaatattttgatatgagcgtcactgatgagtcttatgtagacgaaacgcgcgtctgacgtactaaattataatcctggtacctttgataactatcgtATATACCGGTAAATTTTTTACCAACATAAGTCACCCCTCCCCTCGACATTCCTATAGACTATAGAATAGCAAATCATGATAtcaagaaatttattaaaataatcagATAGAACAAGTGGCTAGCAAATATCAATGTATTACTCGGTTATTTTAGAAAAGCTAAAGTAATTTAAGAGATCATTATATTAAACATtcctttttgtttacaaatcaaTACAGCATACATATATGAACCAATATTCCCGCTAGTCAGTTTGGTCTGGCGCAAATAcacaatttcaatcctggtatctatgatgagtttatttacaaccactgggtcgatgccactgctggtgaagtttttattccccgagggtatcacaagcccagtagtcacgaattatcattgatatggtcattattataaattaactatttacaaaactttgaatttttgaaatactaaggcttttctacctcaggaatagattaccttagctgtatttggcaaaaattttaggaatgtttggtcctcaatgctcttcaactcggACTTtgttggcctttttaacttttttttattcgagcgtcagtagtgagtcttttgtaaacgaaaagcTTGTCtagtgcaaatacaaaattttaatcctggtatctatgaggagtttatttgaGCTAGTATTTTAAATGATAAGGTAGAACTAGATCAAATTCAAGATATGGACTAGTGTATTATTGATTTCAACACTTAGCAATTAATTGGCAACATTATAACTCTTGAAAAATTTCAGTTGATACAAATGTACAACGGTTGGGAACggtaatataaaatcattttgtAAAGTATTCGATCGGTTGTACCTAGAATTTAAAGCAAGTTAATACTCACCACAGGATGCTGAAAATAGTgtataattaaaattgagaaagacaTTGATTAACTTGAtccataaaatgtattttataacacAATCGATAGCATTAATTATCATAACCAGATATATCTTTAAGATTCATGATAGTTTGT from Mytilus galloprovincialis chromosome 2, xbMytGall1.hap1.1, whole genome shotgun sequence encodes:
- the LOC143063892 gene encoding uncharacterized protein LOC143063892, translated to MLIIFLGLVIGICCYRSYIEKHTKKIIIIPKTLPRGAHTVFTLSDTNTMVNKEIITEPKLVVKPIRNGQPQSMELQQWKQNAEFQEPEGQLKLVTKPQPHIATIDTMKSRVATQVREESERKRNQALVIDRVKTNLERELRVIAVLKAKDAANKDAYNREAAASRMSKAASIFPPQSRMSQYVHDPQAKSRTMSMRKNKITNGTIKTAAHDNSFNNSFSYDPRTSTPLSIQRPSSIDMVMSEANLSVFSVDLKPRASKTPRPQPDITVTKRIRDTKKFPTIKELSNMPGEFQNFER